From one Nonomuraea polychroma genomic stretch:
- a CDS encoding MFS transporter, with product MTSKQAWVLGLASLASFMMALDSLVVTTALTTIRQDLTASVESLEWVVNAYNLTFAVLLLTGAALGDRFGRRRMFVVGLAVFTVASATCALSPDIGTLIASRALQGVGAAMVLPLSLTLISAMFTPQRRGKAMGLYLGFTGLATFSGPFIGGVIAEGLAWEWIFWLNLPIGMVAILLTTRRVDESVGPNNRFDLGGVVLVTLGAFGIVWGLVRGNAAGWGSAEVLSALVLGVALVIAFVLWERRTLAPMLPMRFFRLRAFATANPANFCVFASLYGTLFFLAQYFQTLLGDGPLAAGLRLMPWTATLMVCAPIAGRLADKYGERTFVVGGLLLQTAGMGWIAMVSDADTGYLELLPALILGGAGLTMAMPAAQKAVVGAVQPREIGQASGAFMMLRIFGGVFGVAVTVAVFASTGGYASAEEFREGFAAAMGAVTAFAFVGMLVALGIPGKRPAAVAAPPQATSVVHQGESA from the coding sequence ATGACGTCCAAGCAGGCATGGGTGTTAGGGCTTGCTTCGCTCGCGTCGTTCATGATGGCCCTGGACAGCCTGGTCGTGACGACGGCACTGACCACCATCCGGCAGGATCTGACGGCATCGGTCGAATCACTCGAGTGGGTCGTCAACGCCTACAACCTGACGTTCGCGGTCCTGCTCTTGACCGGAGCGGCACTGGGGGACCGGTTCGGCCGCCGCCGAATGTTCGTCGTCGGGCTGGCCGTCTTCACCGTCGCATCGGCGACCTGCGCGCTGTCGCCGGACATCGGCACCCTGATCGCGTCCCGGGCGTTGCAGGGTGTCGGTGCGGCGATGGTGCTGCCGCTGTCGCTGACCCTGATCAGCGCGATGTTCACGCCGCAGCGGCGAGGCAAGGCGATGGGGCTGTACCTGGGCTTCACCGGTCTGGCGACGTTCAGCGGCCCGTTCATCGGCGGCGTCATCGCCGAAGGGCTGGCCTGGGAGTGGATTTTCTGGCTGAACCTGCCGATCGGGATGGTCGCGATCCTGCTCACGACGCGGCGCGTCGACGAGAGCGTCGGACCGAACAACAGGTTCGACCTGGGCGGGGTCGTACTCGTGACCTTGGGCGCGTTCGGCATCGTCTGGGGTCTGGTCCGCGGAAACGCGGCAGGCTGGGGCAGCGCGGAAGTACTGAGCGCGCTGGTGCTCGGTGTCGCGCTGGTAATTGCCTTCGTGCTCTGGGAACGACGGACGCTGGCGCCGATGTTGCCGATGCGGTTCTTCAGGTTGAGGGCGTTCGCCACGGCCAACCCGGCGAACTTCTGCGTATTCGCATCGCTGTACGGCACGCTGTTCTTTCTCGCGCAGTATTTCCAGACTTTGCTCGGTGACGGGCCGCTCGCTGCCGGCCTGCGATTGATGCCGTGGACCGCGACGCTGATGGTGTGCGCGCCGATCGCCGGCAGGCTGGCCGACAAGTACGGCGAACGGACGTTCGTGGTCGGCGGGCTGCTGCTCCAGACCGCCGGCATGGGCTGGATCGCCATGGTCTCCGACGCCGACACGGGCTACCTCGAACTGCTGCCCGCGCTGATCCTCGGCGGGGCCGGACTGACCATGGCCATGCCCGCGGCGCAGAAGGCGGTGGTCGGAGCGGTGCAACCACGAGAGATCGGTCAGGCGTCAGGCGCCTTCATGATGCTACGGATCTTTGGCGGGGTGTTCGGTGTCGCGGTCACGGTTGCCGTCTTCGCGAGTACTGGGGGATACGCGTCAGCCGAGGAGTTCCGTGAGGGGTTCGCGGCGGCGATGGGCGCAGTCACCGCATTCGCGTTCGTCGGCATGCTCGTGGCACTCGGCATACCCGGCAAAAGACCGGCTGCCGTGGCGGCACCGCCGCAGGCGACAAGCGTCGTACATCAGGGTGAAAGTGCCTAG
- a CDS encoding RNA polymerase sigma-70 factor yields the protein MAMAVADAESGGPGGLEQAAEVFAGMRPRLFGIAYRMLGSATEAEDLVQDVWLRWQGYDRTTVDNPAAFLATTITRLAINAAQSARARRETYVGPWLPEPVDTSADPHLGAERGEALEFAVLLLLERLSPTERAAYVLREAFEYPYRQIADIIQLNEAAVRQLVSRARKRVLVERRAPVSRSEQRRLLAAFITAARSGDLKALEELFAEDVISYSDGGGRVRGASRIPVVGASRLAKVIRAFSGSFWTGVEVAWASTNGQPSALLSRDGEVFAVITVNASEQGIDQVLWMLNPAKLTAVSV from the coding sequence ATGGCGATGGCGGTGGCGGATGCCGAATCGGGCGGTCCGGGAGGTCTCGAGCAGGCCGCGGAGGTTTTCGCCGGGATGCGGCCTCGCCTGTTCGGGATCGCGTACCGGATGCTGGGCAGCGCCACCGAGGCCGAGGATCTGGTGCAGGACGTCTGGCTGCGCTGGCAGGGCTATGACCGCACCACGGTGGACAACCCGGCCGCGTTCCTCGCGACGACGATCACGCGTCTGGCCATCAACGCCGCTCAGTCCGCGCGCGCCCGCCGTGAGACCTACGTCGGCCCATGGCTGCCCGAACCCGTCGACACCAGCGCGGATCCGCACCTCGGCGCGGAGCGGGGTGAGGCTCTGGAGTTCGCGGTCCTGCTTCTGCTGGAGAGGCTTTCGCCCACAGAACGGGCGGCGTACGTGTTGCGGGAGGCGTTCGAATACCCCTACCGGCAGATCGCCGACATCATCCAGCTCAACGAGGCGGCCGTACGCCAGCTGGTCAGCAGGGCCCGCAAGCGCGTGCTCGTCGAGCGTCGTGCACCCGTGAGCAGATCGGAACAACGCAGGCTGCTGGCGGCCTTCATCACCGCCGCCCGCTCCGGCGACCTGAAAGCCCTGGAAGAGCTCTTCGCCGAGGACGTGATCAGCTACTCCGACGGCGGCGGCCGCGTGCGCGGCGCCTCCCGCATCCCCGTGGTGGGGGCGTCGCGGCTGGCGAAGGTCATCAGGGCGTTCTCGGGCAGTTTCTGGACCGGGGTCGAGGTGGCGTGGGCGAGCACGAACGGTCAGCCCTCCGCCCTGCTGAGCCGCGACGGAGAGGTGTTCGCGGTCATCACGGTCAACGCCTCGGAGCAGGGCATCGACCAGGTGTTGTGGATGCTGAACCCGGCCAAGCTCACCGCTGTGTCCGTCTGA
- a CDS encoding HAD family hydrolase gives MQPLALFDLDRTLVDLDAAFLRWATEFAEQRRLGPEEVAWLAALDRHVHPRRDLFFAEVRARYSLAESVEELLAACRRRMPDLVECYPGVLAGLAQLRARGWRVGIVTNGALGNQLGKLQRTGLANVIDGYAVSGAEGVSKPELGLFQIAAQRCGATLNGGGWMVGDNLIADIQGARTAGLRTIWIDRGTWPGDEHHADYVVTDAVEAIAIIARRTRAR, from the coding sequence GTGCAGCCCCTCGCTCTCTTCGACCTTGACAGAACGCTCGTTGACCTCGATGCCGCCTTCCTGCGATGGGCCACGGAGTTCGCCGAGCAGCGGCGGTTGGGACCTGAGGAAGTGGCCTGGCTCGCCGCCCTGGATCGTCACGTGCACCCGCGCCGAGACCTCTTCTTCGCCGAGGTGCGTGCGCGCTACTCGCTGGCCGAGTCGGTGGAAGAGCTCTTGGCCGCCTGTCGGAGACGTATGCCGGATCTCGTGGAGTGCTACCCAGGTGTGCTGGCCGGCCTGGCACAGCTGAGGGCGCGGGGGTGGCGGGTGGGCATCGTCACGAACGGCGCACTCGGCAACCAACTCGGGAAGCTGCAGCGAACCGGTCTGGCCAACGTGATCGACGGTTATGCCGTGTCCGGGGCTGAAGGGGTCAGCAAGCCCGAGCTCGGCCTGTTCCAGATAGCCGCTCAGCGATGTGGCGCCACTCTGAACGGTGGCGGCTGGATGGTCGGTGACAATCTCATCGCCGATATCCAAGGAGCCCGTACGGCAGGCTTACGAACCATTTGGATCGACCGGGGAACGTGGCCCGGCGATGAACACCATGCCGATTATGTGGTCACCGACGCTGTCGAGGCGATCGCCATCATCGCCAGAAGAACACGAGCGCGGTGA
- a CDS encoding ferritin-like domain-containing protein: MPETPARTPPRAHGIRLSPEPKRARCSRHIPGPLPHGDRSLELSLVPFGPEALETFLRIERPETTNKGSTS; encoded by the coding sequence ATGCCTGAAACGCCGGCCCGGACCCCACCTCGCGCCCATGGAATTCGCCTGTCTCCAGAGCCGAAGCGAGCCAGATGCAGCCGCCACATCCCCGGCCCCCTGCCCCACGGCGACCGCTCCCTGGAGCTGTCGCTCGTTCCCTTCGGCCCGGAAGCACTCGAGACGTTCCTCCGTATCGAACGGCCGGAAACCACGAACAAAGGAAGCACATCATGA
- a CDS encoding winged helix-turn-helix transcriptional regulator, with translation MKKTRKRAFTCGLDAAIAVMGGKWKGLILFALQDGPLRFGELRRAVPGISERVLILQLREMEATGLLHREVYHQVPPKVEYSLTDFGHSLNTAMAALGEWGEEHIERIEAIDWDQVG, from the coding sequence ATGAAGAAGACAAGGAAGCGGGCATTCACCTGCGGGCTCGACGCTGCCATCGCCGTCATGGGAGGCAAGTGGAAGGGACTGATCCTGTTCGCGCTCCAGGATGGTCCCCTGCGCTTCGGGGAGTTGCGGCGCGCGGTCCCCGGCATCAGCGAGCGGGTGCTGATCTTGCAGTTGCGGGAGATGGAGGCCACCGGGCTGCTGCATCGTGAGGTGTATCACCAGGTTCCGCCGAAGGTGGAGTACTCGCTCACCGACTTCGGCCATTCGCTCAACACCGCAATGGCGGCGCTGGGGGAGTGGGGTGAGGAGCACATCGAGCGCATCGAGGCCATCGACTGGGACCAGGTCGGGTGA
- a CDS encoding low temperature requirement protein A: MSARAIDEPHRVASQLELLFDLTFVVAVAAVTAEFAHGIADGHGLAGLVPFLEVFFAIWWAWMNFTWFASSYDTDDVPYRLLTMVQMGGVLVLAVGVPAAAGHADFGVVTLGYLIMRIGLVGQWLRAGLEDRTRRRTALRYAAGISIAQVAWVLRLFLVETGILPSSSALPFFACLVVLELAVPRWAERARPTTWHPHHIAERYGLFTIILLGESVLAVSRGVEGALEAGEVSSPFVVIAVSGLVLLFAHWWLYFLVQAGEGLSDRRHRSYLWGYGHYGIFAALAALGAGLEVAVEQSGHEVEASPPALGYAVAIPVGLYLTLLWAVHTLVVADRVIHPGAVLAGVTGILLLPLASPWIGVAGVVASIAAICVLLVAATIATNAGGARAGIRGHDAASESSGES, translated from the coding sequence ATGAGCGCGCGTGCCATCGACGAGCCGCACCGCGTTGCGAGCCAGCTGGAGCTGCTGTTCGACCTCACCTTCGTGGTCGCGGTCGCGGCCGTCACCGCCGAGTTCGCGCACGGCATCGCCGACGGTCACGGCCTCGCCGGGCTCGTGCCGTTCCTGGAGGTGTTCTTCGCGATCTGGTGGGCGTGGATGAACTTCACCTGGTTCGCCTCCTCCTACGACACCGACGATGTCCCCTACCGGCTGCTGACCATGGTGCAGATGGGCGGCGTATTGGTGCTCGCCGTCGGTGTGCCCGCGGCGGCCGGCCACGCTGATTTCGGCGTCGTCACGCTGGGCTACCTCATCATGAGGATCGGGCTCGTCGGCCAATGGCTGCGGGCGGGGCTCGAAGATCGGACGCGTCGTCGCACCGCGCTGCGTTACGCCGCCGGCATCAGCATCGCGCAGGTGGCATGGGTGCTGAGACTCTTCCTCGTAGAGACGGGGATCCTGCCCTCATCCTCCGCGCTGCCGTTCTTCGCCTGCCTGGTCGTCCTGGAACTCGCGGTACCACGGTGGGCGGAGCGGGCCAGGCCCACCACGTGGCACCCGCACCACATCGCCGAGCGCTACGGACTGTTCACGATCATCCTGCTCGGCGAGAGCGTCCTCGCCGTGAGCAGAGGGGTCGAGGGAGCGCTCGAAGCAGGGGAGGTCAGCAGTCCCTTCGTCGTCATCGCCGTCTCCGGTCTCGTGCTGCTGTTCGCCCACTGGTGGCTGTACTTCCTCGTACAGGCAGGCGAAGGTCTCAGCGACCGCCGGCACCGGTCCTACCTGTGGGGGTACGGCCATTACGGCATCTTCGCGGCCCTCGCGGCGCTCGGCGCCGGGCTCGAAGTCGCGGTCGAGCAGAGTGGGCACGAGGTGGAGGCGTCACCGCCGGCACTCGGCTACGCCGTCGCGATCCCGGTCGGCTTGTATCTCACCCTGCTGTGGGCGGTGCACACGCTCGTCGTCGCAGACCGCGTCATCCATCCCGGCGCGGTTCTGGCCGGCGTCACCGGCATCTTGTTGCTGCCGCTCGCGTCGCCCTGGATCGGGGTGGCCGGGGTGGTCGCATCGATCGCAGCCATCTGCGTCCTGCTGGTCGCCGCGACGATCGCGACCAATGCCGGTGGGGCCCGCGCCGGAATACGCGGTCATGACGCGGCATCCGAAAGCTCCGGCGAGTCGTAA
- a CDS encoding TIGR04222 domain-containing membrane protein — MAETLLLVLSVVLAWLVWMTIRSFSEEHRWLAELPHEVGDDEIGEIGPYELAYLAGGARRTVHTALAVLLQAGRIRISNTGRVTAVADADLPAAPIAEPAGGPIIEPSGGLIIEPVERAVMEVLDRAGSCSADDLVRLVAAGPEAARVRAELARQGLLIPEGAQPHIRRTLDRIRIFSIAAIAGCVVTLALVVAGVAAFEVRTIGAIVIAAAAGAIGWLNHPTYQQEVRSLPFVLLTEQGRHLLSSAQRQHGTPPKGPSKLVAAATAFAVAVNGLRGGGDPRLSLLSDSDGDRASGSGSSSGSAHDGGYSCSSSASSCSSGGGSSCSSGGGSF, encoded by the coding sequence ATGGCCGAAACGCTGCTGCTGGTGCTGTCCGTCGTCCTGGCCTGGCTCGTGTGGATGACGATCCGGTCCTTCAGCGAAGAACACCGCTGGCTCGCCGAGCTGCCCCACGAGGTGGGTGACGATGAGATCGGCGAGATCGGGCCGTACGAGCTCGCCTATCTGGCCGGCGGTGCGCGCCGGACGGTCCACACGGCCCTGGCCGTGCTGCTGCAGGCCGGCAGGATACGGATCAGCAACACAGGCAGAGTCACCGCGGTGGCCGACGCCGATCTGCCCGCTGCTCCGATCGCCGAGCCGGCCGGCGGCCCGATCATTGAGCCTTCCGGCGGCCTGATCATCGAACCGGTCGAGCGGGCCGTCATGGAAGTGCTCGATCGCGCCGGGAGCTGCTCAGCCGACGATTTGGTCCGGCTCGTTGCCGCAGGCCCGGAAGCGGCCCGCGTCCGCGCCGAACTGGCGCGTCAGGGCCTGCTGATCCCCGAGGGCGCACAGCCCCACATCCGGCGCACGCTGGACCGCATCCGGATCTTCTCGATCGCGGCGATCGCGGGTTGCGTGGTGACCCTGGCGCTGGTCGTCGCCGGGGTCGCGGCCTTCGAGGTGCGTACGATCGGCGCCATAGTGATCGCCGCTGCCGCAGGTGCCATCGGATGGCTCAATCACCCCACTTATCAGCAGGAAGTGCGGAGCCTGCCCTTCGTCCTGCTCACGGAACAGGGCCGCCACCTGCTGTCCTCGGCCCAGCGGCAGCACGGCACTCCCCCCAAGGGACCCTCCAAGCTCGTCGCGGCCGCCACGGCCTTCGCGGTGGCGGTGAACGGCCTGCGCGGGGGCGGAGATCCACGCCTCTCACTGCTGTCGGACTCCGACGGAGACCGGGCATCCGGCTCGGGATCATCGTCCGGCTCCGCCCACGATGGCGGATACAGCTGCTCGAGCAGCGCGTCCAGCTGCTCCAGCGGTGGCGGATCGAGCTGCTCGAGCGGCGGCGGCTCCTTCTGA
- a CDS encoding alpha/beta hydrolase, which yields MSRHVLEPAAQEFADATSKPPLLYELGVDGARKLLDDVQTAPDRLPEVDEKWITVPAEVGDVRVRIVKPAGAAGTLPVVLYVHGGGWVLGNAGTHDRLVRELAVGAGAALVFVEYDRSPEARYPVAIEQAYATAQWITKHGAEESLDASRLAVAGDSVGGNMTAALTIMAKRRGDVTFVHQSLYYPVTDAAQDTDSYREFANGPHLTANAMAWFWDAYTTDPAQRAEITASPLRATLDDLAGLPPALVIVDENDVLRDEGEAYARKLTAAGVPTTSVRYNGTLHDFMMLNPVRDTQASRAATAQAIEVLKTALNTGKANS from the coding sequence ATGAGCAGACACGTCCTGGAGCCGGCGGCACAGGAGTTCGCCGACGCGACGTCCAAGCCACCGCTCCTGTACGAGCTGGGCGTCGACGGCGCCCGCAAGCTGCTGGACGACGTCCAGACCGCCCCCGATCGCCTGCCCGAGGTGGACGAGAAGTGGATCACAGTCCCGGCCGAGGTCGGCGACGTGCGGGTGCGCATCGTCAAGCCCGCAGGGGCGGCCGGGACGCTGCCCGTCGTCCTGTACGTCCACGGGGGCGGGTGGGTCCTCGGCAACGCCGGCACCCATGACCGCCTCGTCCGCGAGCTGGCCGTCGGCGCGGGCGCGGCGCTGGTCTTCGTGGAGTACGACCGCTCGCCCGAGGCCCGCTACCCGGTGGCGATCGAGCAGGCGTACGCCACCGCGCAGTGGATCACCAAGCACGGCGCCGAGGAGAGCCTGGACGCCTCCCGCCTCGCGGTGGCCGGCGACTCGGTCGGCGGCAACATGACCGCCGCGCTGACCATCATGGCCAAACGGCGCGGCGACGTGACCTTCGTGCACCAGTCGCTGTACTACCCGGTCACCGACGCCGCCCAGGACACCGACAGCTACCGCGAGTTCGCCAACGGCCCGCATCTGACCGCCAACGCCATGGCCTGGTTCTGGGACGCCTACACCACCGACCCCGCCCAGCGCGCGGAGATCACCGCCTCACCGCTGCGCGCCACCCTCGACGACCTGGCCGGGCTACCGCCGGCCCTCGTCATCGTCGACGAGAACGACGTGCTGCGCGACGAGGGCGAGGCCTACGCCCGCAAGCTCACCGCGGCCGGCGTCCCGACCACCAGCGTGCGCTACAACGGCACCCTGCACGACTTCATGATGCTCAACCCCGTCCGCGACACCCAAGCCTCCCGCGCCGCCACCGCCCAGGCCATCGAGGTACTCAAAACCGCCCTCAACACCGGAAAGGCCAACTCATGA
- a CDS encoding NAD(P)-dependent oxidoreductase produces the protein MTGKNATPVTVIGLGSMGRALAEAFTKAGHPTTVWNRTAAKAAPLTAMGAEHAEAIEDAVAASPLVITCLTTFDDTRLALRPAVASLRGQALVTLNSGSPADARETAAWAIGHGARFLAGAVKNVPSAVGAPDTLLYYSGDKTVFEEFETTLKVLGGDTVHLGDESDLAALYEMAVGAMLLPALVGFFQGAAAVQARGLEAASMVRFAGKWLDMIKSLLPMYAKEIDSGDYTDAASSVNLFLAGAAHDADLATETNVDTTWLAPLHDLVRRAAEAGHGDHSISALTEVLRLNSSI, from the coding sequence ATGACCGGGAAGAACGCGACACCGGTGACCGTCATCGGGCTGGGCTCGATGGGCAGGGCACTGGCCGAGGCCTTCACCAAGGCCGGACACCCGACCACTGTCTGGAACAGGACCGCCGCCAAAGCCGCGCCCCTCACCGCCATGGGAGCCGAGCATGCGGAGGCCATCGAGGACGCGGTGGCGGCAAGTCCGCTGGTCATCACGTGCCTGACCACCTTCGATGACACCCGGCTGGCGCTGCGGCCGGCCGTCGCGTCGCTGCGTGGGCAGGCCCTTGTCACCCTCAACAGCGGTTCCCCGGCCGATGCCCGGGAGACGGCTGCCTGGGCCATAGGTCATGGCGCCCGGTTCCTGGCCGGGGCGGTCAAGAACGTGCCCTCGGCCGTCGGGGCGCCGGACACCCTGCTGTACTACAGCGGCGACAAGACGGTCTTCGAGGAGTTCGAGACGACCCTGAAGGTGCTGGGCGGCGACACCGTCCACCTTGGCGACGAGAGCGACCTCGCCGCCCTGTACGAGATGGCGGTGGGCGCCATGCTGCTGCCCGCACTCGTCGGCTTCTTCCAGGGCGCCGCCGCCGTCCAGGCACGCGGGCTTGAGGCAGCTTCCATGGTGCGGTTCGCCGGCAAGTGGCTGGACATGATCAAGTCCCTGCTGCCGATGTATGCCAAGGAGATCGACAGCGGTGACTACACCGACGCCGCCTCCTCCGTGAACCTCTTCCTGGCCGGGGCAGCCCACGACGCGGACCTGGCCACAGAGACGAACGTCGACACGACCTGGCTGGCGCCCCTGCACGACCTGGTGAGGCGGGCGGCTGAGGCAGGCCACGGCGACCACAGCATCTCCGCCCTCACCGAAGTGCTCAGGCTCAACTCATCGATATGA
- a CDS encoding SDR family oxidoreductase yields MKIVVIGGTGLIGSKLVTKLGEHGHEAVAASPNTGVNTLTGEGLAEVLAGASTVIDVSNSPSFERAAVMEFFTTSTRNLLAAESAAGVGHHVALSVVGTERLPENDYFAAKIAQEQLIEKSSIPFSLVHATQFFEFIRGIADQSTVDGKVHIAPVLFQPMAGDDVAQAVGRVAVGSPLNGRVEVGGPEQFRMDEFFREALAAWGDPREVVTDPQARYFGSVPSERTLVPGDGATLGQIRYRDWLSQNAAGK; encoded by the coding sequence ATGAAGATCGTGGTAATCGGCGGGACCGGCCTGATCGGGTCGAAACTCGTGACGAAGCTCGGAGAGCACGGTCACGAGGCGGTGGCGGCGTCACCCAACACCGGAGTCAACACGCTCACCGGTGAAGGGCTGGCCGAAGTGCTGGCCGGTGCGTCCACGGTGATCGACGTGTCGAACTCCCCGTCGTTCGAGCGGGCCGCGGTAATGGAGTTCTTCACGACCTCCACCCGTAATCTGCTCGCGGCAGAGTCGGCGGCGGGCGTCGGCCACCATGTCGCGCTGTCCGTGGTGGGCACCGAGCGGTTGCCGGAGAACGACTACTTCGCGGCCAAGATCGCTCAGGAACAGCTGATCGAGAAGTCGTCCATCCCGTTCTCGCTCGTGCACGCGACGCAGTTCTTCGAGTTCATCCGCGGCATCGCGGACCAGTCCACGGTCGACGGCAAGGTGCACATCGCGCCCGTGCTCTTCCAGCCCATGGCGGGTGACGACGTGGCTCAGGCGGTCGGCCGGGTCGCGGTGGGGTCGCCGCTGAACGGCAGGGTCGAGGTGGGCGGGCCGGAGCAGTTCAGGATGGACGAGTTCTTCCGTGAGGCCCTGGCCGCCTGGGGGGACCCGCGCGAGGTGGTCACCGACCCGCAGGCGCGCTACTTCGGCAGCGTGCCGAGCGAGCGCACGCTGGTGCCCGGTGACGGCGCCACCCTCGGGCAGATCCGCTACCGCGACTGGCTCAGCCAGAACGCCGCCGGAAAGTAA
- a CDS encoding cupin domain-containing protein: protein MPDIDPAATGAKPRSTAWQTALTMLQEAEPPFIPEGAHAMTVVIEYPPGDPGTPPHRHSGPAFGYVVEGEMLLEIEGQPERVVRAGEAFWEPGGDVIHYQDGNNRDDIPLRFTVTMLCEPGKPMLTLVEEEELAQRKDRRAPRAS, encoded by the coding sequence ATGCCCGATATCGACCCGGCGGCCACGGGGGCCAAGCCGAGATCAACCGCCTGGCAGACGGCGCTCACCATGCTGCAGGAGGCCGAGCCGCCGTTCATCCCCGAGGGGGCGCACGCGATGACCGTCGTCATCGAGTACCCGCCCGGCGACCCCGGCACGCCGCCGCACCGGCACTCCGGTCCCGCCTTCGGCTACGTCGTGGAAGGCGAGATGCTGCTGGAGATCGAGGGCCAGCCGGAGCGGGTCGTACGCGCCGGGGAGGCGTTCTGGGAGCCGGGCGGCGACGTCATCCACTACCAGGACGGCAACAACCGCGACGACATCCCGCTCCGCTTCACCGTCACGATGCTGTGCGAACCGGGCAAGCCGATGCTCACCCTGGTGGAGGAGGAAGAGCTCGCCCAGCGCAAGGACCGCCGCGCCCCGCGCGCGTCCTGA